The DNA region GAGTTTACTTCCTAATTGCGCACACGCTGGGTTCCCGGTTTGGCGGTTCCCTTGGGCTGTTGTACTGCTTTGGTCAGGCCGTCGGATGTGCGTTGAACGTGCTCGGTTTCGGTGAATCAATGGCCGGCCTTGTGGGAATGGAAAACAACAAGTGGGCCATCCGACTATTTGCCATCGCAGCGGTTCTCCTGCTCGGAGTCATCAATGTAGCCGGAGTAAAGTGGGTCGTCAAGCTGCAGTTTGCCCTGCTTATCATCCTGCTCATTTCCGCCCTCAACTTCATGGTGGGAAGCTTCACTGGCGAAGATCCCGAAAATGGCTTCGACGGCTGGGGACAAGGCAACATGGCACTAAATCTATGGCCAAACTACAGTCCAGAAACCACCTGGTTCACCGTGTTCGGAGTGTTTTTCCCCACCATCACGGGAATCCTGTCCGGAATCAACATGAGCGGTGACCTGCGCGCCCCATCCACAGACATCCCGAACGGAACGCTCGCTGCCCTCAGCACCTCGACCTTTCTCTACATGGTGTTCATCCTGTTCCTTGGAGCGACCTGCCAGCGAACTCACCTCCTCACCGACTTTATGATCGCCGTCCGCGTTTCCGCCATCCCGTTCCTGCTTCTCGCCGGCATCTACGTCTCCAGCATGTCCTCCTGCCTAGGCGCCATGTACGGAACTCCCCGCGTCCTCCAAAGCATCGCCAACGAAAACGTCATCCCCGGCATCGGCAAACTCGGTATGGGCCGCGGCCCCAACAAAGTCCCGCTGTACGCGATGGCCGTCGTCGCGACCGTAACCACAGCCTTCATCCTCGTCGGAGACATCAACAAACTGGCCCCGATCGTGACGATGCCGTTCCTGCTGACGTACGCATGCATAGATTACTCGTACTTTGCGCTGGCGCAAACCTTCGACATTCAAAACACCCGCGAGGAGCGCTTCCGGATACAGGCGCAGAGTCCGCTGTACGAGACGCGGAACTACGGCGCGGCCGGCGGAGACTACCATGACAACAACGATCTGGACCAGCTGTTTCCGGAGCGAACGCGCCACAAGAATCTGTCGGTGAgtgttttacaaaattattattattattatttaaatatttttcttgtgaGCGATGCCAAGTTCCAAGCTCCCTTAACCCACTGCAGTTGCATGAATTTTCACAATTCCATGTTTCTGTTTTCCTTCCACGGTGTATTTGTCCGAGAaaacattaagataaaaaattcggcaagTCTGGTTTTTGGCATCATGGAAGAAGGGTTCTTTCCCAACATTTTGCGCGGTTCGGCGAAATATtccgtcggggggtctagagcaactttattttttgaagatttttttttttcgattatatACGACGTCTTTAGAAAAGTTGCTGAAATCGATGGACGACTATAAATCATATATTTGATCAATGTTTGACCTCCAACTAAATTTGTCCAaaacaaatttaccagatttctagctttctttgaaataaccccaaaatccaagcttgAAACCCCAATACGAccgaacatgttttttttttatttgtgcgatttatcatgaaaatacagcaacataTTGCCCGGAAACAAATTTGAGCATAAAACACtgctttttcattaaaaaactatGTAAAACCCACCAGGttcccaaaatatgtttttcaatactctgtcaaattgatattttgaaacattttggaatcAATCACATagtagagaacagttttctgaataatttccctaaaaaaagtatttattttggttcaatataagcagagatatgcccaattcgGTGAGATAAAAAGCGACTTTCTCAAAAATTtctggatatttcgaaattatcTTGGCACCCGTAAAGCAACTCgttttttagagaaaaacgctcacaaaattAGACAGTTCGGTTAGAGCTTAAATTGTCTCTTACTCAGtataatcataaaatatcttcacgaaactttcagcattgattgaaaatcatctttttagtggattaaatacattttctgtaatatgaaattttgtgattttctatgTTACCCCTTAACCtgcaaaacatatcaaaattacgCCGTATTGCCGTAAGCTTCCAAAGAACAAGTAAAGTTATTGAGAAAATCTGATTAAtatgttttattaattttattttttctcacaacagtttcatttttcaacatagagtgttgaaccaatagtttctgagatatcgtgAGTTCAAAAATTAAGGCTAGTTAGATAACAcagaaaaaactaatttttcacaaaatttaaccttTATAAAAGCCAACCATAGATGTAGGATTTTTTCTCattatttattttccctaaaagagcactcagctagcaaaatctaaacttagatatgggtcattccacctgaagtgtgcaagaaaaaatgcaaatttgaaaattaccatctccgattctgctgaaatttggcagagctgttgagactatcaaaacatacaaaaaacccgaatttcatccaaatcggaccaccccctccatttttgtaccctcccaaaaaatcgactttttggtgatttttgagcgaaacccctatattcaaacgacgataactcagtaaccacaaatcttagagggtcggtcttagactcaattttgaaggaaattggacgtagaatccatttccgcgatcaaaatttagattaaaatatgttttctacctgtattgcgcaattaaaaactttaaatggccgtatctcaaaacagccctatttattttttaaatttgacctcaccatcgtattccccgtccgattttacataagaatcactcatcgacagaaaggaatatttttcgttccagagatatcgaattttaaagttttgagtttttgagattacctacattagcttcattcgccgcatatgctagaagcactcagaagcgctgttcaataactgctacctggttatttattgaattaagatttcatcccaaataatcattagcaaataagacaaaaatgtaatgtacaccactgtaggaaactgctgtatacggtgaatttgtgtgctagcccacagtacaaagcaagaacgacacgcaatacagggcagaatggaattcccgctcagtgtcttgcgaaccttcgtggtgaacggacactagagctgcggtattttttactacctaagctcagagttatttcaaacaaaattcacagtctttttaaagactacctgagttactttccaaaattctaaacagtcttttcaagactaaccccacctgaaattttgctgtattttacaaacgaagccatctttttaagagaactttgcttgcaaaatgcgtcaaaacaaaggtaaacgcaaatcttctgaagatttgatcgttacgtcggtgaagcgtttgaacgctaaatcggctaacggaaacagaaaaagaaaacagcctcttctgaggtctgattctgattctgaaagtgaggtcaatcctccaattccattggcaaacagtttcggtgttttatccgaaactgttgacaaggatccttctcctcgtactgagccttctgccgtcgagaaacgagtaaaggctccgccaattgtagtgacttccgtctccgatttggccagctttcgaacgcaactgaagaattgcaaggaaacttgcaatttgaaggtttcgttccagcttggtcgaagaggagaatgtcgcttgttgacggaatctttacaagatcaccaaacttttgttggttatttgaaaaccacaaacacaatttctacacgtatgagaccaagaatgctcgtccattcaaggcggtcctgaaaggtctctccaacgacttgtcggtggatgagatcaaaaacgaacttaaggtgttgcttggctttaccccatcccaagtaataccaatgaagaaaaaatcaaacgggaatatttctcgctttggtttgacttcacaattttatctgattcatttcaacagaaatgaaatcaacaatttgaaacttttggacaatgtacagtttttgttccatgtacgggtaaagtgggagcattttaagaaacatggcggtaatggccagaatctgacccagtgccggcgttgccaggcattcggtcacggtactgatcattgcgccatggttccaaaatgcatggtttgcggggattcttcttacgacaaggacaattgtcccgtgaaagaagtcacccaatttaaatgtgcaaattgtggtggaaatcacaaatcaaatttctgggattgccccatcagaaaaaaggttttggattctcgtgctaagcatcagccgaaatccaaaccgaaattttctcaaagtcaggttgtacctgcatctttaaatcaaacgttcgtgctgtctcactcgaacaatgctagaaatacccctaccgaggaaaagttaggtaacactaatggtatttcttatgccaacgtcgtttcgggttcgggttcatccacgaattttaaatcctctaccaatcttcaaattgggcaggtacctcaaatttcatttgaaaatttttctgctggcaacgctttgggatcttctgatctcggcgatgttacgtttggaaaaaatgacttttttgcaaaactcactgtttggtttgattcaaacaatgagtaatgctacatccatgatggaagctatccagattggattaaaatttgcgaatgatgttgttcttaccctgaagtttaatcatggatctaagtaattccatcaatattatgaattttaatgctcgctctttaaaagcgaaagaaaatgaatttttcaactttttacgagttcataacgtgcatgttgctgttataaccgaaacatttttaaaaactggcacttatttgaaaagtgatccagattataaagttataaccaataacagaatgaatcgaaatggcggtggagttgcaatagttatccaccgtagtatgacttatagcactttacgtgactttaagttaaaagttattgaaagtttgggcattgaacttgaaacttcttttgggaaaattatgattgcagctgcatatttgcctttccaatgcactggagaaaataaaaattatttcaaaggggatttgaataaacttactcggcatagatctcgatttttgatcatcggtgattttaatgccaaacaccaatcttggaataattcaaaagtaaattccaatggtaaaattctattcagagattgcacttctggtctttattcggttttatacccgaatgggccaacttgcttttcttctgttagaaatccatcaacaattgatttggttttgacaaatcaaagtcagtattgtggtcctttagtgactcatgctgattttgattctgatcatcttccagtaaatttttcactttgtcatgaagcagttaccagacccaatagttctgtgtttaattatcacaaagctaattgggacaggtatcagcatcatattgagaataatttaaatcatgattttgttttagaaaccaaagctgatattgattcagccttggaatctttaactaatgcaattttggatgctaggaatattgctattcctaaagtccaagtcaaatttgattctcccattattgatgacgatcttcagcttctgattcgtctgaaaatgttcgccgaagacagtatcaacgttctcgtgatcctgcactgaagcgaattcaaaagatttgcaaaaggttattgaccacagattcactctcctgcgaaatgaaaagttcgcaagagatgtcgaacaaattaaaccttattccaaaccttttgaaactttcaaaggttcttaagaaacctcaaaaaccaatcccttctttaaaagatggtgataatattctattaactaatggggagaaagctcaaaaacttgctcagcagtttgagagtgcccataatttcaacttaaatgttttgagtcctattgaagatcaaatttcaatagaatttcagaatattgttgaacaagaattttcatcagatgaagtttttaatacggatctgaatgaaataaaatctattatcaaaaaatttaaaaaagcccctggtgaggatggcattttttacattttaattaaaaaattacctgaagcaactttatgtagcttggtcaaaatttgcaacaaatgttttgatttggcatattttcccagtagttggaaaaatgccaaagtagttccgattttgaaaccggacaaaaatcctgccgaagcttcaagctatcggcccattagtttgctttcatctattagtaaattattcgaaagaataattcttaatagaatgatgacgcacattaatgaaaattcaattttcgctgatgagcagtttggatttcgccttgggcattcaactactcatcagttgttgagagtttcaaatttaattcgaagcaacaaatctgagggctattctactggcgctgctcttctagacatagaaaaagcatttgacagtgtttggcataaaggtttgattgcgaaattaaaaggtttaattttccgatttatatcgtgaaaattattcaaaattatttgacggatcgtactctgcaggtatgttatcagaacagcaaatctgatcaactacctgtacgtgctggcgtccctcaaggaagcattttgggtccaattttatacaatatttttacttctgacttgcctgatttgcccccaggatgtcagaaatcactttttgctgatgatacaagcatctccgcaaaaggtagaagccttcgtgtcatcacaagaagattacaaaaaagcttggatattttcaattcttatttgaaagaatggaaaatttctccaaatgctgcaaaaactcaacttattattttccctcacaaaccaagggtgTAGGGTCCTATGCGATGCAAGTCACCGAACTTGTATTTATATTTCACCACACCTTGCATGCATATCGCGTTTGCATCACACCTTGCGTGCAAGCCTTTGTGTTCGATTCTGACATAAGAGCGCGTGGTTATTTAGTCGAGAGAAAGCCACCGACCGGAGCGGACAGGGAACGACGACGCGAACCGATGGCTAGCGGGCGGACGGGTGGAAGGCCATCGGTGACAATCGGAGTGAGCACAGGAAATCTAGGACACTACAATTGGCGACGagggtaaaaaaaaaagaaggaaattCGGCATGGGTCAACTGTGTTTTGATGGtgaaatttatgtttgttttgtgaattttgtgaggaaaaaaaaaatgtgttgtgcTGTTGTGAAAAAGGAGGAAAGTGTTGTGGTTgggtttgtttacaaaaaaaaaacaaaaaaaaaaaagtgagtcATTGAATGAGATTGTGAAAAATTTGGCACTAATTTCTTAGGCTAAAGGCAGCAGGTAACGACGGGAAACTGTTTAGTTTCGCTTGGAAAATAAGTGAAttgcttgaaattttgatttgattgtggCTGAAAACAAATCTGAAAAAATTGTATCTTATTGCATAGTTTATATTGCAAGCAGATTTGgaggaaattttggagaaaaagaTGGGTTTGGTGTGCATCATGgctttaaataagaaaattggCGGATTACTGGCGGTAGCACTGACGTGTTTGTGCCAAAGTTTATTAACAGCATTGTACTGATGTGAAAGAATTGTGATGTGAATCACTTATGTTAGTGGTTGACTGCTCAGAAAACCACCAGCAAATGAAACTGATAAAAGGTAAAGGTTCAATGCCAGCGAGGATCGATATAAGTTTTGGATATTTTGAGAAGTGTATGATATCGATGCCGTCGAGGATCGATATGAGGTTCGGCCGTCGTTGAGACGTGCAAGAGATCGATGCCTGCGTGGATCGATATGAGGTTCGGCCATCGTTGAGATGTGCAAGAGATCGATGCCTGCGTGGATCGATAGGAGGTTCGGCCATCGTTGAGATGTGCAAGAGATCGATGCATGTGAGGATCGATATGAGGTTTCGATGTTTCTGAGAAATGTTGAGATCGATATGAGTTTCGGCCGTCGTTTAGATGTGCAAGAGATCGCTGCCTGCGAGGATCGATATGAGGTTTGGATATTTCTGAGATGTATAAGAGATCGATGCCTGCGTGAATCGATATGAGGTTTGGATATTTCTGAGAAATGTAAGAGATCGATGATATGAGGTTCGGCTGTCGTTGAGATGTGTAAGAGATCGACGTCAACGAGGATCGATTTGAGGTTAAGATGTTTTGAGAAGTGCAAGAAGTCGATGCCTGCAAGGATTGATATGAAATTCGGCCGGAATTGAAAAGTTCATAGTACATCGTAACAGCATGGATTAATACAAGATTCGTTATAGTGAGTTTAAATCTGCCGTTTTGAGACGTGTTCGAAATTGAAGCCTGGAGGGCTCGATGTGTGAGAACTTCTTCCATGCAGATGTCAATGTTAGAGTTGTTTGTTACATAGATGGCAACATAGTGACGTcactaactaaaaaaaatggggTGTTGTAATGCTGAATTATGTTCTAACTGTTGTGGAAAGCATCATTACACATCTAGAAAGATTTTGATTGATTCACTAGTGATTGTGTAGATAGTAGAGTTTCTGAAAAGGAGTAATGTAGAAACGACACGTCCAAAGACAGGATTCCAGCGTAGAATGATAAACTTCCCTCGACACCGAGCTTGAAACAGTTAACGTTATTTGACATAACAGTCATTTTTAAAGCATGAtaggtcaaaaaaaaaaacgaagaaattTGTTAGAGAGGATGAGAAGTGTTATGCTGTTAATGTTACCGGAATGGTTCTATGAATTGATGTTgttgtaaatttaattaaggTTGATGAGTCAAGCATTTAGCAATGTAAACAGTTAACGGCAAGTATGCCGTTACAAGTTGGCTGACAAGCTTCGCAGCACAGAGCAGGAGGTCTATAATGTGATTAAAATGGCATGATGAAGGTTCAATAAGAAAAAAGGTTACAATTATTGAAGGAGCTCTTGCTAAACTAGAAATAAATTAGATGCGGTGAGCATGTTTTGATATGTGATTTTGATCTTAACAAATGTAACGACTATATGCAGTTACTCAGGATTTGtggacaaattttgacaaatttatgTAGAATGTGCGAATGAATAACGGAATAGATGTTGCAACAGTTGTAACAACTGAGTACTGAAGTTTCAACACTTACTTTGTGAAGGGGATGAAGGTTTTGGTAACTTCACGCAAACAAGCTCGGGAAGGAAGAACAATTGTAATATCAGTGAATGTGAAGTTTCAGTGGAAGCAACACACATTTAGTGTCTTTTGTGTGAGTAACCGAAGTTCACGCGTGGAATGTAGTTTGgaaaattggttataacttcTAGTGATTAGAGTTGCTTATTGTAGAAGATGCAATGCATAGATTGTTTTGAAGCCTACAGATTGTTTGACAGATTGTAGATTCTTTTCACATCCACTATACATCACATtaaggaggaaaaaaaaaagagaaaaaacgtTAGGAAGAAGCGCTGACTTATGCGAGACGGTTAGCCCAACGTGATTTGGAAAAGTTTCAACTTGTCCACTGAGGAAGTGCTTCTGATACGAGAGTTTACAGACAGCTAGCTATCAATTATGTTTAGCTACGGTTTGGTTAAATAGATTCGCTTCATTGATACATGCCGTGACTTGATTATGAATGCAATATTGGAGTGTATTGTCCGTTTCCCTGGAAGGTACACACCGCGAgacatttcagaatgtgcagtAGACATTGTTGTTAGTGATTTTATGGTTTGGTTAGGATTCTTAATGTTTTGAGAGGCATGATCGTATTTGCAGTTTAATTCTCCCAATCATGTTTCGTTGGTTAAAGATTTGGTTGAGAGAAGAACGTAGAAGGTCACTTTTTGTGACATTCGTGCTCCGATTGTTGACAAACTCTTCAATGAATTTAGTTTAAACGTCCCAGTCAAAATGCTGTCCGCATCGGACTCTTTATCGAGACAT from Culex quinquefasciatus strain JHB chromosome 3, VPISU_Cqui_1.0_pri_paternal, whole genome shotgun sequence includes:
- the LOC6036533 gene encoding solute carrier family 12 member 8, with amino-acid sequence MPDSLSRNNLDWSRYGLGSDDSSPTERARARGNSGGFVDLGNEYDYGAGGHHASGRDEIFAEDQGDKPWWRSNFFISQPVLFGTWDGVFTSCLINIFGVIVFLRSGWIVAEAGIMHAVLIIFCAVSIALVSVLSAVGICERCRVESGGVYFLIAHTLGSRFGGSLGLLYCFGQAVGCALNVLGFGESMAGLVGMENNKWAIRLFAIAAVLLLGVINVAGVKWVVKLQFALLIILLISALNFMVGSFTGEDPENGFDGWGQGNMALNLWPNYSPETTWFTVFGVFFPTITGILSGINMSGDLRAPSTDIPNGTLAALSTSTFLYMVFILFLGATCQRTHLLTDFMIAVRVSAIPFLLLAGIYVSSMSSCLGAMYGTPRVLQSIANENVIPGIGKLGMGRGPNKVPLYAMAVVATVTTAFILVGDINKLAPIVTMPFLLTYACIDYSYFALAQTFDIQNTREERFRIQAQSPLYETRNYGAAGGDYHDNNDLDQLFPERTRHKNLSTPTNSPLHVPATGGGARTVANGGVTPMANGGMSNSTSINSEVVFRDGTNSNSLDDPNGAVAADDEPIAPIRPPIHSKTKNWYSGFCNRWASLMGAGIKIFVMLLVNWVFALICMGTVFVVWFYVGTANPAVKPGLAHEFRFFVWLKNAVFRCFGKRVHDYEQVVVTPSCPNVPLASAQLNEENEDFASRRRYHQSAVVHGHYVDDV